AAACTCATTGACCAGGACGGCGGTTTTCAGTCCCTGCTGATTGGTTAAGATATGATTCAAGAGAGTAGTTTTACCACTACCGAGAAAACCAGTGATGATCGTGACAGGTAGACCTTGCTTGGGTACATCGAGGGATTGCATGGAGATTATTCTCAAAGATTGACTAATATTCCTACTATCTATTATTGCGAAAATAAATCAACCGGCAATGCTTAAAATAATAGATAGCATTAATAATCAGGAACGAGCGATGACCTTAGTTGTTTATAATACCCTTACTCGTCGTAAAGAAGTTTTTCAGACTATTGAACCTGAACGGGTTTTTTTATATTGCTGTGGTATTACTGTATATGATTATTGTCATTTAGGTCACGCTCGTACCTGTCTAGTGTGGGATGTGGTCCGTAATTACCTAGAGTGGCGAGGGTATCGAGTACAATATATCCAAAACTTTACCGATATAGATGATAAAATTCTCAATCGTGCTAAAGCAGAAGGAACCTCCATGGAAGCGGTTGCAGAGCGCTTTATTGAGGCTTATTTTAGCGATATGGAGAGTTTAAAGATTAAAAGAGCGGATTTTTATCCTCGTGCTACTCATAGCTTGGACGGGATTAAAAAATTAGTAGCACAACTAGAACAAAAAGGTTATGCTTACGCGACCGAGGGAGACGTGTATTACGCGGTGAGTAGATTTGTCGATTATGGTAAGCTATCGGGACGTAAACTAGAAGACTTACAAGCAGGTGCTAGTGGTAGAGTGGACGCGACTGAAGCTAAGAAAAAAGATCCCTCTGATTTTGCGCTGTGGAAAGGAGCTAAACCCGGGGAACCCTCTTGGGAATCGCCCTGGGGTAAAGGGCGCCCCGGTTGGCATATAGAATGTTCAGCTATGGTAAAAGAACATTTAGGAGAGACTATAGATATTCACGTGGGTGGGAGCGATCTCATTTTTCCTCATCATGAAAACGAAATAGCCCAGTCAGAAGCAGTGACGGGAAAACCTTTAGCTAACTATTGGTTACACAACGGTATGGTTAAAGTAGATGGAGAGAAAATGTCCAAATCTTTAGGGAACTTTACCACTATCAGAGATTTATTGGCGCGTCCAGTAGATCCCATGGCAGTACGCTTATTTATCCTACAAGCTCACTACCGCAAACCTATCGATTTTACTACCGAAGCTTTAGAAGCGGCTACAGGGGGGTGGCAAACCTTGAAAGAGGGTTTATTATTTGGAGAAATCTACAGCGATCGCCTTAATTGGGATTCTCCCCCATCAAGTTCCTTAACTGAACCCATTTTAAAACGTTTTCAAAGCGCTGTAGACGATGATTTTAACTTTGCTGAAGGTTTGGCTATTTTATTCGAGATCGCTAAAGAATTGCGTCGTCAGGGAAATCTGTTGCTACACCAGGGACAAACTTCCATAGATTCAGTCAGTTTACAAGCCCAATGGTATAGTTTGGTTGAATTAGCGGGGGTATTGGGTTTTAGTGTGGAAAGAGACGCTAAAGAAGAACCAACGGGTTTAAGAGACGAGGAAATAGAAACAATGATTCTGCAGCGTCAACAAGCGCGACAGCAGAAAAATTACGCCGAGAGCGATCGCCTTAGAGATCACCTACAAGCTTTAGGAATTACCCTAATCGATCAACCAGGGGGGGTTACCCGCTGGCATCGAGAGTGAAAATTAGCTTCTGAGACTGTATTGAAAACAGAGCAATCTAAACCACAAAGCGGGGGACTTTTTCTCTAACCAAGATTGACATAATTTGAGCCAATGGGCAAAATGGCGTCCGAGTAGCCAGTTTTTCAAAGCATCTAGAGTAAATACCAGATAAGACAATAGCCAACGACCTAGATCTCTGTAACCCGTCATTTCGAAAATCCACCAGAGTAAAATCGGGTTTGTTTGTGCTGCTTTGAGGGCTAATCTCGTAAAAGTCAACCAATCGGTTTTATCTTTAATAAAGGTATCGGCTACTAGAGGAGGTTCATCAGCGAGTAGACCAAAAAAGGTATTGAGGATGGCGTTAACCCTTTGTGGAGGTAGAGATTTACCCGTAGGGACCATCATTCCCTTAGAAAAGAGCCACGTTACCGCCACATTGCTCTGATAAGCTCTGATTTGATTTAAATACTGCGCAGATAACAGATCGTGCTTTAAGGCATTATCTAATAAAACGGTCAAGCGGCCTAGATTGCGCACCAAAGAGCCAAAACCAGTAAACACTAAAGGAGATTGGAGAGAAGCTGCATCACCAATCATCACCAGTCGATCAAAAGCTACCCGGCGATCGCGATCGCTCACGCTGAAATGACCTGGTATATAGCCAAAAGTCGGCTTTTTCCAGACTAACTTATCTGGATCACAACGGCGATACTCGGGCAAAATCGCAAAAAAGTCCTCGTACATCTCCAACAAAGAACCTGGATTATCCCGATGAACCTGATGATAGTGGAATAAATAAATAGTCAAATCTTCTCCCTCACCGGGAAATAATTCCCAAATTAACTGACGTCCTCGAGAAATATCCCCATGAGAATTGAGTACATCCCCATAATTACTATCCCAAACTTGAGGCTCAAATCCAGAAGCAATTACCGCCCCTACCGTAGGACATACGCTATCAAAAGCACGACTTCCATTTAATTGCCAAGCAATGGGGGAAGCGGTTCCCATAGCGTCCACCAGAAGACGTCCCGTGGCTTGTTTCTGGGTTGATTCTGGTAAATGCACCAGGTTTATGAGTACTCGATCAGGAGTGATTTCGGCTTGTACAAATTCCGTTTCATCCCAAATCTCCCCCCCCGCCGCGAGTAACTTTTCTCCACACAAACGTAGTAGTTTTTCGGCGTCTATCGCTATATTTAATACTTTTGGGGTATGTAATACTTTGGCTTTTAAATGAGGTGGATTGTTATAGTCAAAAAACTTGTTAAAACCGTCTAGATATTCTCTAGCGATTAAATCTTCTATTTCTGTTTTCGTAAAAAGATTAAGGTCAATCAGACTTTGAATTTCTCCTCTAGAGATATTCCATTCCCGATTCATTTTACCAAAGGGCAGTCTTTCTACCAAGAGAACTCGATAACCTTTTCTGGCCATGACAGCGGCGTGAATTGAGCCTAGGGCGCCACCTAGATAGATTAAATCGTAGCTAGGGGAAGTATTTGAGCTTTCTGGACGGGCAAAAATCACTTGTTTGGGAGTTGAGGGCTGATTTACTTGTTCTCGCCACTTTTTTTCCCACCAATACACCCGTTGCAAGTGAAATTCTCCCCTAGGCATTTTCTGAAAGAATTTTACCGTCTGAGGATAATAGGGACCTAATGCTGTAAAAATCGATTGTTCTGCTAAATCGATCACAGGTAACTGAGAATACTGTTGGGGAAAATACTGTCTAATTTTTTGCTCTAGTTGTTTTATAATAAGTTGCTCTTGAGGAAAGGCTCGGTCCCCGTAGCGAAAAACTTTAAGATAAGTAGTACGCTGTAGAGACCAGACAAACACTGAGAGTTTATTTTCTGGAAAAATTGGCTCAAAACTTGTAGCTACTTGGGGTAGTTCTAAACAAACCCCTGAGGGAGTGGATTTTTTTGAACCATCAGTGGGTTGCCAAGTTCCTTGTAACCAGTAGATAACTTCTTGGCTATTTGATGTGGGAACCTCTAGATATAACAGTTGTTTCATGAGCATTTTTCTCGTTGTACGTAAATTATTCTAAAAGTAAGCTAAACTCACTCATACCCCATCCTTAAAATTAGTTTACATAAATTCACACAATTTCTCTTATTGTTAAAATATGTATCATTCCATACCGCGCCGAACCGAAGAACTGATCGCTTTGAGTCAAAATCCCATAGACGAGGAATTAATCGCGACAGTTATAGCTGGAGTGATCGCGATCGCGCGCACTCAAGGACAATCTCTAGATGAGTTAAGGGACGAATTACTACAAGAAGACACCTTGTTAAGTCAAAATCAAAGAGCTCAACTGAGCGTGCTAATCACCCAAGCCTGGCAAACTCTTAAATAGTTATGGAACAACAGACAATTGGAGAATTAATTAGCGGTTTTTTCTTACTCAAACCAGAAAGCTTTGTAGATCTCGTTAACTCCTCACAAGGAAGGTCTCTAGCTCTAATTATAGTGTTAGTGGCGGGTATATCTTTAGCGATCGGGCAAGGAATTATCCTGTTTCTGAGTCGTGTTCAGCCTTTACGCTTCATCTTAAGTCTTTTATTCAACGGAATTATCTTCACATTTGGTTTTTTGTTTCTTGTTTTTAGCATCTGGCTTAATTGTAAGATTCCTTGGTGGTCTTTGTCTATTCCTTTTTCTAGTCTGGTGACTGTTTTGGGAGCTAGCTACGCTCCCCAACTATTTAGTTTTTTGGGAGCTTTACCCTATCTAGGGGTACCAATTCTCTCTCTGTTGTCGGTATGGAGATTATTAGCGATGGTGGTGGGTTTTAGCGCCATTACTAAAGTTAGCATCACCGACGCCTTTAGTTACGTAGCGATAGGTTGGGTAATTTTACAGTTATTGGAAAACACTTTAGGTAGACCCCTAGCTAGTCTGGGTAAAAGTCTGGGCAATCGGATCGCTGGTGTGAACATAGTTAGGAGTCGTTCAGAATTAGCAGCTAAAGTAAAAAGCGCGCTTGAGGAGGTAGTAGAAACCGCCTCTTTGTCTTTTTCACTAGCACAAGCAGAAATAGAGCAACTCAACACCCATCCTTCAGTACAAATTATCTCTGAAGAGCAATTAAAACAAACTAAGCAAATTATACCTGACGCTCTTAAACTGCTCCTAAGCTTACTAGCGATGTTGCTGCTATTAGTCGTTATTGCTCTGGTTTTGAATCCAGTGCGCAGTGCGATCTTAGGATGGCACGACAACTTACCCCAGTTATTTAAATGGATCTTTAATTTGGCGTGGATTGGTATCATCGCCACCATCTTCGCCGGGATACTAGCGCCATTAGAAACCCTAGGCTGGTGGGCGGGTTGGTACGAAGATGAGTTAGAAACAACACCTCCTGCAGCAACTAAGATCGCTACTTTTAAGCGCTATATTATCTATTTAGATGGCATTGGTCAGTCAGGATACGAATACACTCCAGATATAGAATTATTTCTCGATCGCCTTAAAAAAGTAATTCCTCAGGGAATGAAGCTAATAGAGGGTTTGATGATGTACTCTGTGCTCAATAAACCCCTAGATCAAGATCGCCCCCTGGCGTTTTTCTGGAGAACAGCCGATCGCATGCGTTTAGCTAACCCTCGAGCTATTTTGGGATTATTTTTAAATTTACGTAATGTTTTGATTGTGGCCGTTTCCGCGGATAAACGCTATGGACCTATCTATAATCTGGGTATTGCCCAAATTCTGTACAACGGCTTAATACAACAGGGTTATCAGCCTAATAGTAATGTTCCCATTACTCTGATTGGCTACAGTGGTGGTGGTCAGATGTCCGTAGCTGCGGCTCCTTATTTACGACAAGCCCTTAAGTCGCCCATAGAGGTTATCTCTCTCGGGGGAGTTATGAGCGCCAATAATAATCTACTTACTCTGGAACATTTATACCATCTAGTAGGAGATAAAGACTCCGTAGAAAAAATAGGACCGGTGATTTTTCCAGGACGTTGGCCCATTTTTCCCCTTTCTTACTGGAATCGCGCTAAACGTCGCGGTAAGATTACTACTTTTTCCCTAGGTCCAGTGGGACATCAAGTACCAGGGGGAATGATGGATGCTCAAGCTTATCTCAGTGATGGTAGAAGCTATCTAGCTCAAACTCTGGGCGTAATTATCAAAATTCTCCGGGGAGAAGCGATCGCTCAGTCAGATGTTTCCAGTAGAGTTCGCAGTAATTACGAACGCTATCAACAAGCGGCCTTTATACAGCCAGAATACTATCCTCTGACTCAAAAAATTGATTCCAGTCTCTATCTACCATCAGGGGGTTGGCTCGGTCGTTTGATTTTACCTCAATCAACAGAGCGCGACGAGGGAGTAGGGTTAGAAATTAGAGAGGCTCCCGAACAGTATAGACATTTGATTGGTAGGCGAGTAAAATTACGTTGGCAACCAAGATGGCTCAATGTGGTTACCAAGGATGTACACTTGAGCGCTCAGGCTGAATATAGCAGCAAGTATGAAGGGTTGATTCATCCCGTCCGTCTCAATCATTGGCGTCAAGTCGATCCTCTTGAATCTTTGGCAGGTTCTCGTCCTAGAGATGATGTTATGGTGAGTATAGCTATTGCTGATTGTGTGAGCATCAATGCTTCTGGTTTAGAAATTCTGAATGAGCCGACTCAAGTAACGGGACTATATTATGCTCTGGTGCGTTTTTTAGGGCCAATTCCTGAGAGTAATCGTTGGCAAGTCAAACACTACGATCGCAACTCTCAAAGCTTCTCCGGACTTATAGAAGTGGTGAGTCTTCCCGAGGTTATCGCCGATGTGAATGGTTGTTATCCCTCTACAACTCGAGAATTAGAACAATCTAGCCTCAATGAACAGGGTTGGTATATTTATGGCGCTAAAGATAATCAGGGGGTCTTTGTGGTGCAATCTTTGGTACCTAGAGCCTTGTTAAAGCTAGAACCCCAGTCGTTGATTACTAATGCTAAACAGGGATATCGCTTTATTCGCGAGCAAGCTTGGACCGAGGCGATCGCACCTAAAGGTAAGATTGGTTCAGTGTTGATTAGTCCCGATAGTCAAGGTGTGGCGGGGTGGCAACTGGGCGATCGCGCTTTGGTGATTCATGTCTTTGGTGGAATTGGGGGTAAAAAACGTGAACCCGCAGCTGCGTCTCCTATCTTTTTTGGACATTTCGCCTATGGTATTGCTACGGTGGTTCGAGATCCTCTAACCGAGGCGTTGCGCTTCGACATCGTTTATCATCAGGTTTATACTCACAATACCGATGGTTTAATCGCGGGTAAGTTGGATTGGTCGAGATATATGGGCGATCGTCAGTTTGGTTGGGCGGGTACACGTCCTTGTTGCGATCTGTTAATTAAGTTTGAGCCTTTTACTGGTTACTATAGTCTTGATGGGGAATTGGTTTCACCTTTAGATCAAATGATCCTTCATTTAAAGGTCATGACCGCTCGTTATCGCATCGGTGATGGTACTGGTGGTACCTACGTAGGACCCGCTAATAATTGCGCTCAAGATTCTAATCGAGCTTTGTTCGCGAGTATTGCCGATATCACTCGATATTTACGCGAAAATCCCCAAATCAGGACCACTTTACTCCAGGAAAATCCAGAACAAGCTCAACGACTGCAACAACTCGAACGTGTGGGACGAGAACTTAAGGGTGTACTCCAGCCTTTTGGGCGTCCTCGTTCTGATTGGCGCAAAAATGAGTTTAATTTGGGCTGTACCCTAGAAGATAGCCCTCTACTTAATCTCTGGATCGGGCTAGTTAGTTGGCGTACCATGCTTCCTCGCTGTGCTAGTGACAATATCGTGCGTATTTTTCTTAAATATGGCGCTAATGTCTGGATTTTGCGCACTAATCAAATCGGTGGTCACGACCCCGATATCGAGGCGATCGCTCCTGTTACTATCTAAAATACTTCTCTATTACTTAAATTGCATGATCAAGAAATTAATAAAAATAGTAATCCCAGCTCCAATTACAGATTTTGTGAAAAAAATAAGATGGGGATACGGGTACCGCAGCAAAGCTAAACTCAGCAAACCTTATTACTCATCTAATAATACACTATCTTGCACAATAGCATACAATAAGTTCGGTGGCTACTGTATTCCCCGCTCATCTATCCATCGCCCAGCAGCCCAAAAAATCCTCAAAGGTGATATCCACGAAAAAGAAACCATTGAATTTATGACCTCAAAATGTGGTCAAGGCGATATAGTTCATGCAGGAACATTCTATGGCGACTTTTTGCCGGCTCTTTCTGCTGCTTGTTCTCCCACTGCTAAGGTTTGGGCTTTTGAGCCTAATCCGGAAAGTTATCGTTGCGCTTCAATAACCATTATGATTAATAACTTGAGCAATATTAATTTAATCAATGCTGGATTAGGTAGTACCAAAAACTTTGCCACGTTGGTTACCAAAGATCACAGAGGAGTAAACCTGGGAGGTGGAAGCACAATCCAAGAATTAAACTCCAGTGAAGTTGATAGAGGTGCGATCACAGTGCCCATCGTGACTCTCGATGAGATTTTACCCGAAGATAGACAAGTTTCTGTAATACAATTGGATGTGGAAGGTTATGAAAAACAAGCTCTAGCAGGGGCCATGAAGACCATTCAGCGATGCCTCCCTATTATAATATTAGAAACTGTGCCAGAAGATAGTTGGATGTCAGAAAATATTTTGAGTTTGGGATACAGCTTTAACGGTAAAGTTTTGGGAATAAATAAAGTGTTTGAACCGGATCATGATACAGCTCTTGAAAAAAAGTCAACCCAGGTTTTAAAAGTAGATAAAGCTGGTTAATTTTGTTTTAAAAGGAAAGAGTTTATTATGAATATAGACAGAGATTGGAGGTAAAAACGATGATCACCATACGTCCCGCTCAAGCAAGAGGAACGGCTAATTTCGGTTGGCTCGATACTAAACACACTTTTTCTTTTGGAAGTTATTACGATCCTCAATATCTTGGTTTTAAAACTCTGCGGGTAATCAATGAAGATAAAATTCAACCAAGTCAAGGATTTGGGACTCACAGTCATCGCGATATGGAAATTATTACCTACGTTCTAGATGGAGAATTAGAACATAAAGATAGTATTGGCAATGGCTCAATTATTCGTCCCGGAGATATTCAGAGAATGTCCGCGGGAACAGGAATCGCCCATAGTGAATTTAATGCTTCTAACACCGCGCCAGTTCATCTTCTGCAAATCTGGATCCTACCGGAAATCAGTGGAATTGAACCAAGTTACGAGCAAAAATACTTTGCTCCTGAGGAAAAACAGGGAAAATTCAAACTGGTGGGTTCAAGAGATGGTAGAGATAATTCAGTAACGATTCATCAAGACGTTAATCTCTACGTTGCTACGCTTGATCAAGATGAACAAGTTAAATATTGCGTTGGGGATCGCCGTTCAGTCTGGATGCAAATCGCCCGGGGAAAGGTAGAAATGAATGAACAAATCCTCAACGCAGGAGATGGTGTAGCAATCGAGGAAGACAAAGAAATATGCTGGAAAGCGATCGCCTTAAAGAGCGAAATCTTATTATTTGACCTGGGTTGAGTTTTAATCTCCAGCGTGATAAGAACTACGCACCAAGGGACCCGATCGCACCTGCTTAAAGCCAAGAGAACGAGCAAAATCACCGAGTTGGTCAAACTCTTGGGGTGTCCAATATTTCTCTACCGGAAGATGGTCTAAGGAAGGGCGCAGATACTGACCCAAAGTCAAGCGATCGCAATCGACACTTCTTAAATCTTGAAGAGTTTGTTTAATTTCCGCTTCCGTCTCGCCTAGTCCCAACATTAAACCCGATTTAGTAGGGATAGCCGGGTTAAATTCTTTGACTAGACTCAGAACGCTCAATGAGCGATCATATTGGGCTCCTCTTCTGACTGGACCCTGTAAACGTTCTACTGTCTCTAGATTGTGATTATAACAAGCAGGTCTGGCCGTTGTGACTAACTCTACTCTTTCTTTTTGTTTGATTTCAGCATTTTTACCGCTCCAAAAATCCGGGGTTAAAACTTCGATCTGAGTTTCCTGATTGAGTTCACGAACTGTTTCCATCACCTTGACAAACCAACCGGCCCCCCCATCGGTTAGATCATCTCTAGCTACCGAAGTAAGTACAACGTAGCGTAAGCTTAGTAATTGCACCGCCGAGGCGACTTTCTGGGGTTCTTCTGGATCTAGAAGCATGGGGGCGTGACCTTTATCTACCTGACAAAAAGCACAGGCGCGGGTACAAGTTTGTCCCATCAGCAAAAAAGTTGCTGTTTTTTGAGCGTAGCACTCGCCTCGGTTAGGACAACGCCCCTCCTCACAAATGGTATGAATTTGGCGTTGCTTAATAATTTTTTGTACCGTTGAGATTTCACTGGCTCTACCGACGGGGGTACGTAACCAAGTGGGTAAATTTCTGACTTCTGAGCTCCACATTATCTGTCTGACGAAGGTGAATTTAAAAATCTTAAATCAAGACCATTTTTCCTCTGTTATATTTACCCTAGTATAAAGAAGTAATAAATTACTTGACAAAAAAAGGAGTCAAATCGGTGGCTAATCGGAAGATTCTTGTTATTGACGATAGTAGAGTCATTAGACGATGTGTAAAGGATATGTTACCAGAGGGACAATTTGAGGTTCTTGAAGCCGAGGATGGCGCTGAAGGATGGAATTTAATCCGCAGCACTGAACCTAATTTGATTATGCTCGATTTCTTTTTACCTAAAATGAGTGGTTGGGACGTTTATCAAGAAATTCAAAAGCAACAACAGCTTAAAGCAATACCTCTGGTTTTGATGTCCGGTCGTAAAGAAGAGGTCACAGGCAAAATTCAAGAACCTTTTGTCGACTTCGCTTTTGTCGAAAAACCTTTTGATCAAAAACAACTGATCGAAGCCATCAAAGACGCGATGCAAAAAGCGAAAAAACATGCCGTTGCTAAACCTGCAGCTGTATCTGGGGATCCCCAAGCTATGGCGGCTGAAATTCAAGCTCTCAAAGTTACCATCGTCAAAATGCAGGAGGAAATGAAAACGATGAAGAAACAATTTAATCAAGTCGTACAGTTTATTAAACAAAAATTGGGCTAATGGTCTTAGTGATTAAGGTAATGGCGATCGCTTTAGTAATTAGTTTACTAATTAAATATGTTTGTGTTTACCTACCTATTACTCCTAGTACCACTAATGCTTTGATTGGCATTTTTTTTCCTGCGGGAGTCATGGCGTTACTCTTATTGTGGCGTAATAGCCAAGGACAACCAAAGTAGCTATGCGAACGATTCCAGAAATTAACAAAAAAATTAACCAAGGTCGTGCTGTCGTCTGGACGGTAGAACAACTGAAGGCAAAAGTA
The genomic region above belongs to Gloeocapsa sp. PCC 73106 and contains:
- the lipA gene encoding lipoyl synthase yields the protein MWSSEVRNLPTWLRTPVGRASEISTVQKIIKQRQIHTICEEGRCPNRGECYAQKTATFLLMGQTCTRACAFCQVDKGHAPMLLDPEEPQKVASAVQLLSLRYVVLTSVARDDLTDGGAGWFVKVMETVRELNQETQIEVLTPDFWSGKNAEIKQKERVELVTTARPACYNHNLETVERLQGPVRRGAQYDRSLSVLSLVKEFNPAIPTKSGLMLGLGETEAEIKQTLQDLRSVDCDRLTLGQYLRPSLDHLPVEKYWTPQEFDQLGDFARSLGFKQVRSGPLVRSSYHAGD
- a CDS encoding pirin family protein, with amino-acid sequence MITIRPAQARGTANFGWLDTKHTFSFGSYYDPQYLGFKTLRVINEDKIQPSQGFGTHSHRDMEIITYVLDGELEHKDSIGNGSIIRPGDIQRMSAGTGIAHSEFNASNTAPVHLLQIWILPEISGIEPSYEQKYFAPEEKQGKFKLVGSRDGRDNSVTIHQDVNLYVATLDQDEQVKYCVGDRRSVWMQIARGKVEMNEQILNAGDGVAIEEDKEICWKAIALKSEILLFDLG
- a CDS encoding FkbM family methyltransferase, whose protein sequence is MIKKLIKIVIPAPITDFVKKIRWGYGYRSKAKLSKPYYSSNNTLSCTIAYNKFGGYCIPRSSIHRPAAQKILKGDIHEKETIEFMTSKCGQGDIVHAGTFYGDFLPALSAACSPTAKVWAFEPNPESYRCASITIMINNLSNINLINAGLGSTKNFATLVTKDHRGVNLGGGSTIQELNSSEVDRGAITVPIVTLDEILPEDRQVSVIQLDVEGYEKQALAGAMKTIQRCLPIIILETVPEDSWMSENILSLGYSFNGKVLGINKVFEPDHDTALEKKSTQVLKVDKAG
- a CDS encoding NAD(P)/FAD-dependent oxidoreductase: MKQLLYLEVPTSNSQEVIYWLQGTWQPTDGSKKSTPSGVCLELPQVATSFEPIFPENKLSVFVWSLQRTTYLKVFRYGDRAFPQEQLIIKQLEQKIRQYFPQQYSQLPVIDLAEQSIFTALGPYYPQTVKFFQKMPRGEFHLQRVYWWEKKWREQVNQPSTPKQVIFARPESSNTSPSYDLIYLGGALGSIHAAVMARKGYRVLLVERLPFGKMNREWNISRGEIQSLIDLNLFTKTEIEDLIAREYLDGFNKFFDYNNPPHLKAKVLHTPKVLNIAIDAEKLLRLCGEKLLAAGGEIWDETEFVQAEITPDRVLINLVHLPESTQKQATGRLLVDAMGTASPIAWQLNGSRAFDSVCPTVGAVIASGFEPQVWDSNYGDVLNSHGDISRGRQLIWELFPGEGEDLTIYLFHYHQVHRDNPGSLLEMYEDFFAILPEYRRCDPDKLVWKKPTFGYIPGHFSVSDRDRRVAFDRLVMIGDAASLQSPLVFTGFGSLVRNLGRLTVLLDNALKHDLLSAQYLNQIRAYQSNVAVTWLFSKGMMVPTGKSLPPQRVNAILNTFFGLLADEPPLVADTFIKDKTDWLTFTRLALKAAQTNPILLWWIFEMTGYRDLGRWLLSYLVFTLDALKNWLLGRHFAHWLKLCQSWLEKKSPALWFRLLCFQYSLRS
- the cysS gene encoding cysteine--tRNA ligase, which encodes MTLVVYNTLTRRKEVFQTIEPERVFLYCCGITVYDYCHLGHARTCLVWDVVRNYLEWRGYRVQYIQNFTDIDDKILNRAKAEGTSMEAVAERFIEAYFSDMESLKIKRADFYPRATHSLDGIKKLVAQLEQKGYAYATEGDVYYAVSRFVDYGKLSGRKLEDLQAGASGRVDATEAKKKDPSDFALWKGAKPGEPSWESPWGKGRPGWHIECSAMVKEHLGETIDIHVGGSDLIFPHHENEIAQSEAVTGKPLANYWLHNGMVKVDGEKMSKSLGNFTTIRDLLARPVDPMAVRLFILQAHYRKPIDFTTEALEAATGGWQTLKEGLLFGEIYSDRLNWDSPPSSSLTEPILKRFQSAVDDDFNFAEGLAILFEIAKELRRQGNLLLHQGQTSIDSVSLQAQWYSLVELAGVLGFSVERDAKEEPTGLRDEEIETMILQRQQARQQKNYAESDRLRDHLQALGITLIDQPGGVTRWHRE
- a CDS encoding response regulator, which gives rise to MANRKILVIDDSRVIRRCVKDMLPEGQFEVLEAEDGAEGWNLIRSTEPNLIMLDFFLPKMSGWDVYQEIQKQQQLKAIPLVLMSGRKEEVTGKIQEPFVDFAFVEKPFDQKQLIEAIKDAMQKAKKHAVAKPAAVSGDPQAMAAEIQALKVTIVKMQEEMKTMKKQFNQVVQFIKQKLG